A genomic stretch from Pseudoliparis swirei isolate HS2019 ecotype Mariana Trench chromosome 18, NWPU_hadal_v1, whole genome shotgun sequence includes:
- the LOC130207896 gene encoding serine/threonine-protein kinase pim-2-like: MTSFVEHSDCTTQPNNCLGTDCEVTKTKTSAITNHPKSPRKRRRCAGEPADPKRTERKPCTDREVPKKKPRVDRNNVVTGELTDVPVEGPMAHGTKRKAGTDSATPGKKRRGGTAHSSQPTPVSAESVKEAEKKAAAEQPPATETPRRTRKESGRDLCESSGRTSSSQQNDGSTSISFTNCKPKFEDAYLQLKKFGEGGFGSVYAGKRISDNLPVAIKRIPKADVESRPMVFDGRTHMVPIEALLMLRAGGGPASVGKCAAVSLIDWYDLDQEVLLIMERPVPCVDLLTYLINNDCPLSEDQAKEIMKQLVEAAIKMLSDKVFHRDIKTENILVETTPDGPRVRIIDFGCGCFVKKRTYYDYSGTSAYTPPEFYSTGRYAAGPTTVWQLGALLFELLDGHKQFITSKFLRKQINLNSELSRDCHNLLKMCLAINPRGRATLKQMQLHPWFK, from the exons ATGACTTCATTTGTAGAGCACAGTGACTGCACCACCCAACCCAATAACTGCCTGGGGACAGACTGTGAGGTGACAAAGACCAAAACATCGGCCATCACGAATCACCCAAAATCACCCAGAAAAAGGCGGAGGTGTGCCGGAGAACCAGCTGACCCCAAGCGGACCGAAAGAAAGCCCTGCACAGATAGGGAGGTCCCCAAAAAGAAGCCGAGAGTTGACCGAAACAATGTCGTCACGGGCGAACTCACTGATGTGCCAGTGGAGGGCCCGATGGCCCACGGCACCAAGAGAAAGGCCGGCACTGACAGTGCGACACccgggaagaagaggaggggcggCACCGCTCACTCCAGTCAACCCACCCCGGTGTCAGCGGAGAGCGTCAAAGAGGCAGAGAAGAAGGCCGCTGCTGAGCAGCCGCCGGCGACAGAGACCCCCAGGAGGACGAGGAAGGAGAGCGGCCGTGACCTCTGCGAGAGCTCCGGGAGAACTTCCTCCTCCCAACAGAACGATGGGAGCACGTCCATCTCGTTCACGAATTGCAAAC CCAAATTTGAGGATGCGTACCTGcagctgaagaagtttggcGAAGGGGGCTTCGGATCAGTTTATGCTGGGAAAAGAATATCTGATAATTTACCA GTGGCCATCAAACGCATCCCGAAAGCTGACGTGGAGAGTCGACCAATG GTCTTTGATGGAAGGACACACATGGTCCCCATAGAGGCGCTCCTCATGTTGAGAGCAGGAGGTGGACCGGCGTCTGTGGGGAAATGTGCCGCAGTGTCGTTAATAGACTGGTATGATCTGGACCAGGAGGTTCTCCTGATCATGGAGAGACCAGTCCCCTGTGTGGACTTGTTAACATACCTGATTAACAACGACTGTCCGCTGAGCGAGGACCAGGCCAAG GAGATCATGAAGCAACTGGTGGAAGCCGCCATTAAAATGCTCTCTGATAAAGTCTTCCATCGCGACATTAAGACGGAAAATATTCTCGTCGAAACCACCCCCGATGGTCCCCGAGTGCGGATCATAGACTTCGGATGTGGCTGCTTTGTGAAGAAGAGGACATACTACGACTACTCTG GAACCTCCGCGTACACTCCTCCAGAGTTTTATTCAACGGGGAGATACGCGGCCGGCCCCACCACGGTGTGGCAGCTGGGCGCGCTGCTCTTTGAATTGCTGGATGGACACAAACAATTTATCACCTCCAAGTTCCTCCGAAAGCAAATCAACCTCAACAGCGAACTGTCCCGAG ACTGCCACAATTTATTGAAGATGTGTTTGGCCATAAACCCGAGGGGTCGTGCCACACTGAAGCAGATGCAGCTGCACCCCTGGTTTAAATGA